Within Meles meles chromosome 19, mMelMel3.1 paternal haplotype, whole genome shotgun sequence, the genomic segment AGAGGGGCGATGTTGCCAATCAGGAAACCTGGCTCTTGCCGATGGGCTCAGGGCAGCCCGCCACTCCCCGCCGATCCCCACCAGTGATGGCCGGCCCGCTGTGCCCTCCCTCCAGaggcctctcctcctgcctcctctcGGTGTCAGGCTCCACCGGCAGTCGGGAAGCTGGGCCCGGGCGCGCGCAGCGCACCTGGTGATTGGTACGGAGGCTGTCCATCTGCTTTTGGAACACGGCCACCCACAGGTCTTTGCACAGGAACTTGAGGACGTCCAGCTCCTCCCTGAAGGCCAGCGTCTCCTGGGGCAgcctggagggcaggggcagcTGCTTGGGCCCAGCCGATGCTGTGGGGCCAGGAGGGGCCGGGATGGGGAGcccagggtgagggagagggaggaagcccAGCTGGGGTCCCCTCTGGAGCGacaccaccctccccacccaggcCCAGGAAGGGACTCGACCTCAgctcctgcctgcctctggccAAGGGCGGCAGACACTGGCTCTCACCTCTcgcccagggcctggcccacacGGAAGCCCACGCCCTCCAGGACACACAGGCTCATCTTCTGTCCCTAAAAGGTCAGGGAGGAGAGGCTCAGGGGCCCGCGGCCACCTCCACCCGGGAGCCACCCGGGATAGCAGCCGCAGAGGGTCCTCTAAGACCAGTGTGCCCACCCCTGCCCGCTCGGGGCTGAGGAGAGCCAGGAGGGAACGCCTTCCAGGGAAGGCTCAGGCCTTCggatgccttcagtccctcaacATGTCCCTGCAGATGCCATTAGCTCTAGAGACCAGTgcccccttgcctcaggaaaaaTGGGGGTGTTCCCAGTCGCAGCCTCAGCCTGCTTGTCACTGAGAATACCCGCCACTTATCAGAGCATCTCCAGTGCAGGTCCTCACAGTGCCCTGTGCATAGCAGCCCACCAGTCACCCCGGGCCGGGGCTCCAGGTGACCCACCAAAGGGCCTGTATGGCTGCAGGCACACGGCCGCAGCAAGGGAACCACAGGGTGTGGGGCCCGCCCCCCCTGGCCGGGCCAGCAGGAAGCTCTCAAAATTGATTGTGATTGTCATGCCTCAACACATCAGCCAGGAACCCTGGGAGGGCCCCACAGGGGCTCGGGCCAGGAGATGCGCCCTCGGTGCTCAGGGAAGGCAGGCCAGAGGCCACAGGAGGAAGGGACAGCAGGCGGGGTACAGGTGGTGTCCGGGCACCCGTGAGGGCTGATGGCAAGCCCCAAGGACAGTCGCTGTGTGTGTATTTCCTCTGGGTGTCCTGAAGAGGACGGAGTGGGGAGGCATCAGAACTACCAGGCCAGCACAGGGAGGGAAGTGTCATGCTCCTCGAAGAAACTCCAGCAGAGCCTGGGAGGGGGGCAGCAGTCCCCAGGCCTGAGCCCTTCTGGGTCAGACAGGCCGTTAGCACAGCCATCCCAGTGGTGGACAGGATCTGTCCGGCTAGATCCAGCTCTGAGATGCTGTCCTGGCCTCCTCAGCAGGCCTCAAGGGCCTTCCGGGACCCAGCTGTCCCTCTGCTGCCCACTGCCCTGCCCCCAGGGACGGCCTCCCTCAGTCCAAGAGAGGTGCCTCTCCACTCACTCACTGGGCCCTGTCTGCGTGCCCAGAGGCcgcccttcttccttcctctggccCAGGTTAGGTCCCCTGTCCCCATCCTGGACCGTCTGTGGAGGGGGACTCTGTGGGGACCCAGCCTGGCCGTCCACCGTCAGTGGTGGCCTCGGCGCGTGTGTGCCACTCAGCAGCCCAACAAAGTGACGAGTGGGGATCCGAGCGCGCACTGGGCACCAGCTGCTTTGTACAAACCTCTCGTTTAATCTGTACCACACTGTAAGGGAGGTTGTAGTTCACACCTGGAAACCTGGGCTTGGAGCTCGGTGACAGGCACCCGAGGCCACCACGCACCTTTTAAACCCAGGCAGGGCTGGCTCCCAAACCTAGATGGCCAGGGGCCGGGGGTGGCCAGGGGTCGGGGGTGGCCAGGATGACACCcctggctggaggccagggctgTGGCCCACCTCGGGAGGAAGTGCTGGGAGTATGGAGGCCCCAGCAGAGGTTGCCTGTGTCCTCGAGCAAGGTGACCCTCTTCTCGGCCAGCCTTCCCGCCTCCTAGGCCCTTGCCCGCCATCCCGTGCTCCTCCTGTGGGGACCGGACCTGGTGAGGACACAGCTTCCTGCTGGCTGACGCTGGCCAGCCCTCTGGTCCCTTGCTGGAATGCCTCTGGCGTGAGAGACAGTGAGGGGGGACACAGGCCCTGTGCCCCCGCCTCCTCCCTGGGACAGAGAGGACACTGTTAGCCGTGCTGCCTCCCTCCCAGTGTCCTCGTGAGCATTAAATGCATGCCAAGTGCTCCCAGCTGGGCTCAGCAAATGTTTCTGTCCCTGTCACTCACCGCCTCTGCATCTGTCAATCTCAGTGACCAGCCTGGGGCGGAAGGAAAGCCCCAGGAAGGAGGGGCTCTGTCCCGTGGGCTGACTTATTCAGCACTTAGAATGCTGCCTGCCAAGCCCTCAGCTAGCCTTCTCTGCCAGGTGGCAGGGTGGCCGCACTCCCGTGTCCCCTCCCTTCTGGGCCAGTCTCCTCTCTGACCAAGCACATCTGCGTCCTTGAAGCCTGCCTACACGTGGAGACTCTCTCATTCATTCCACAGACATTTCCTGGTGGCCCCTAGGGGCTGGCCACTGTGCCTGAGGTGGGGGGGGTATGACTGGTGCCCAGGTGACAGGAGCAGGACAGTGCAGAGTGGGGCAGAGCCAGCTCCCCCAGGAGGGGGTCCCTGGGGTGCCTCTCAGAGGAGGGGgccgggaagggggagggaactCCCAGCAGAGGCTGTGTACCAAGgcaaggaggcagggagagggatgggggtgcAGCTCCGGCTTTGATGGTGGGAGACAGCATTGACAGGTGGGgacgggggcagggggaggggctgcagaCCAGGCCGGAGGGGTGGACACTGTGGGAGAGGGCACACCATTCTGCCCCAACCGTGTGGGGACTAATGGTGTTAGTGGCTTCAGCCCAGGTGGGGACATCGCCAGGAGAAAAGCCCCAGTCTGAGTgctcctggggggcggggggcaagcgggaagggggtggggtggcacCGCAAGCCCGGGTAGCAGCCAGGACTGCAGCCTTCAGGAGACAGCCCAGGACTCAGCAGGGTCCTCAGCCAGGCCAGGGAGttccaggggtggggggcggtctgGAAAGGTTTCCCTTCGGTGAActtcagactgcctgggttcaaggGTCGGCTCCACTGCTtactgaccttgggcaagctatCTCATGgccccgggcctcagtttcctcatgtgtgaAATGGGCCTGACGGCAGGCACTACCTCACAGCGGTGGCGTGGGGTAACTGGGCACTGGGCAACAGTCGTGGCACTGCCTGACTCCGCCCACATGAGAGGCCAGGGCGTAGGTGCCGAACTGGAAAGATCCAGGCGGTGGGGacggaaaagaagaaaagggaggggcCGAGGATGAGCAGGTgacaggggaggagggtggaggaggaagggaggggaagcccCAGGGCTCTATCCCCGCCTGCCTCCCCCAGTCCCTACTAGAGCTCTTCAGGGATTAGAGGTTTATCATTCTCAAGAAGCCTGGGTGGgactctcctcctccctgccctgcccagcccagagccagagCTGTCCTGggctcccaccaccctccctcccaACATCAAATGAGTTTGCACAACAGCCCACTGAAAGGAAACGAGATGCAGGAACAGAGGGAAGCCCCTTCCAGAAGGCCCTCCTAGCGcgccgccctccccccccccccccagggaggaACGGGCAGCTACAGAGGCAGCCCTGGGAAATGGGATGTACCGTAGTGAAAATAACAAAGGGAGTGGACAGACAGACACATCTGTAAGGGGGATGAAGCCTCCCAGGCTGTCACACTGGCACAGAAGTTCTGAGTCCCATGGAAGGGACCCAGGTCGTCTGATGTTCATCCGAGGGCCAAGGAGACGGGGTGAAATCGTGTGGAAGAAGGATCGCAGAGACAGTAAGAGAAGAGAGTGCTCCCTGTAGGGAGGCCCAAGCCCTGacgaggaggaggacgaggacgaggACGACGACAGGGAAACAAGCAAACCCAGCCCTGGACTGGCAAAGAGCATCCGGGACTCGGGGGAGCAGGGGGGCGTGCCAGGCTCCTTCCGGTCTCTTCCATTGCCCTGGCCCTCAGTGATCTGTGCAGGCCCAGCTGGGGCCTGCAGGATGAGCTGCCTGGGCTCCTGCCTTAAGAGGAGCTTGGGGAGAGGGGACGTCCTCACTTCTCCAGGCGCATGGCCCCAGAAGCGTGGAGAGTGAACAAGTAAGAATGAGCAGGCCCGGGACTCACCTCCCGCATCCACCCAGGTGGTCCCAGACACCCCCAGATCCTTCCTTCTCCACCCCAACGCTCCCAAAGCACCCTCAGACTTGattcctcccaccccaggaccccaggcacCTTCCACAGCCTGCCTGCCACATGTCCTTTCAGGCTCATTCGCGTGGCCTGGGAGGCCGTTCTGAAAAGTAAGTCTGCACCCGGCGCCCCTCAGCTTAAACCTTCCATGGCTCCTCTAGGGACAGAGCCCAAGCTCCCACGACTAGCTCCCTGGCCTCAAGTGCACGGCGCCCTCTCCAGGGCTCTGTCCTGGGGATCCACTCTGCCAGGAATTGGGACGGGGGGTTCCTCTGGCTCTTGATGAGGCCGGGGGCTGCACCTGACAGCTGCCCAGGCTGGCACAGGCACCAGCTGGGCTTGGGTCGGGGAGGGTCCGGCCCCAGCAGGGCTGCTCCCAGGCTGCCCGCCAGAGCTCCCGGTCGTTAGCTGGCTGACACTCTCTGCTTTGCGGAAGGATGAACTCCTTCgctttccttatctttaaagCTGCTGAGGTGGAGAAACCATGGCCAGCTCCTCCCTGGGGTTTTCCTGCTAACATTACAGAGTCCCTTCGACCTCCCGACTCCTCTGGCTAGTCTTGCCCTCCACCTGTAACCGTCCAGAAAAATCCTTTCAGCAGCCACAGATGACCACCAGCAGGACATGGAAATCTCCAAGACTCCTGGGCATGTGTGCTCTGGGGACAGAGGAATGAGCCACCATCCCTGTGCTCAAGGACCTTggcggctgggggcgggggtagaCTGGAAGCCACAGGCAAGCTTCAGAGCCTGAAGCCCGCATGCTGATGTTCCCCTCAGAGTctcgcccctgccccgcccccagggaAGGCCTCCCCCTCTGGTGCTTCAgtccctcctctgtaaaatgggacagtaGTGTCTACCTTGCAAGTCCATTCTGAGGACTAAATCCAACAGAATACGTGCTGGGGACACCAAAAGTACCCAATAGGAGGCCGACATTTGGTTCAGACAGGAGACTTGTTGGAccaaagagaaggaacagaaaggggaagagagaggaaggactaGGAGTGGAAGAGACAGGGCTGAGCAAACagcagttctctctctctctctctctttttttaaagattttatttatttatttgatagagatcacaagtaggcagagaggcaggcagagagagaggaggaagcaggctccctgcggagcagagagtccgatgcggggctcgattccaggaccctgggatcatgacctgagccgaaggcagatactcaaccgactgagccacctgggtgcttcTGATGTGGCCCTGAAAATGGGGCTCCCAGGTGGCAGGCACGTGGGGGGAACTGCTGCGGACCTCGCCCCTGGCTGCACTCCGGAAGCACTGGGGAGCTCTGGGGCAGGACCCCAGCACGGGAATCCCAGTGGCAGCTGGGTCCTGGGGACGTTCGTATGCTTTGAAAGCCCATGGTGAGCACAGCTGAGTAACGTGGCACTTCCTACACTTGCTTGATCACAGAAACCCATTAAAATGCTCCCGGAGAGTGCGAGGGAAGGGGCCCAAGTTTACAGCGCGGGCTTTGGAGGTGGGAGGCCTGGTTGCattcctgactctgccacttgaGAGCCAGCACTCCTGCCCATCAAAGCCTCGGTTTCTCAAGCTTTGAAGCCTACAAAGCGGGGAGGATTGTGCTGACCTCTGTGGGTCAGGAGGAACATCAAATGAAAATCAGGAATGCGAAGCCAAGGAGCGTGCACAGGAAACTTTCATTTGTGGTAGGCACTCTTATCGTCACAAACCCCAGTCCCCACCCGATACCTTCCGCAGCAGGGGGCTGCGTCCACTTCAACAAACCCATGctgaggacctactgtgtgcacaGGACCTACTGTGTGGTGATCAATGCAGACCTTGTCCTAGCCCACATGGTGCACGGTCTGGATGGTGGGGGAGGACAGATGTGAATCGAAGGCTCATGTGGACCCATAATTCAGTGCTTCCGGAGTGCAGCCAGGGGTGAGGTCCGCAGCAGTTCCCCCCACGTGCCTGCCACCTGGGAGCCCCATTTTCAGGGCCACATCAgaagcacccaggtggctcagtcggttgagtatctgccttcggctcaggtcatgatcccagggtcctggaatcgagccccgcatcggactctctgctcagcagggagcctgcttcctcctctctctctgcctgcctctctgcctggcatGATAGGGCTgccaaggacacatgggaaggGGCTTAAGAGTGTCCCAAGGACACCTGATTTGGGCTGGGGCCTCAGGAAAGGCTTCCCCAAGGAAGCCTTTGAGTCAAGGTCCAAAGGATTAATCCATGTGAACGCAGTGAAGATACAGCAGGTGAAATgagctgagggaggagggaggaggctggtaCAGGGACAAAGAGGGGCCTGGACTCCAGGGCAGGGGTCAGGAGAAGTGGCACACACGTTCTGAAAGAATGGCCAGGGCCTGCTTGGGGGCTGCTGGTGAGGGAGAAAAGGCTGATGTTGGGGATACCAGTTTCTGGCTTGAAAACCAGGCTGGATGGGGTACCTCAACACTGCAAACCagcaccccccaacacacagggCAATGGACACGCCCTATCCGACACTCTATCTTTCTCATGACATTTCCTCAACATActagattttatccatttatcttagTGCCCCCCCAACTCCAGGAGGGCCAGGAGTTTTGTAGGTTTCACTGAGGAATTCCCAGAGCCTACCACAGGGCCTGACACTTGGTAGGTTAGAGATGAAGTGTGcggaaggaatgaatgaactggAAACTGTTGAGAACCAACACCCTCCTTGGGGCTCCTAAACCAGAAAACCTAAGCAAGGTAAAATGTCCTGCGTATGGATGATGACGATCATGCTAagaataatgacaaaaataaaactgatcacGGCGATCACTTCTCAAGCACCTTactctctcccccaccctttcTTTTTGGTAACAGATTTTCTAACAGGAGTTCCCAGGTTCTGGGGGCGGATTAGGTGCTTGACATCACCCTAAGGGCTTTAAAGTTTGAGTCATTTTATTCCACAGAAGAAGCAACTTCCAACGTGCCAAGTATGCTCCTAGCTCCGGGCTCTGCACCTGCTGTTCCTTTCCTTCTCGAATGTGCTCCactcacccccaccctgccttaaCCACAGGGCTAACTTCCTACAGTCTGTTCCTTGGAAGGCTTTCCTCCACCATCCCTATTCTTTTCATGACTCTATggaagtttttgggtttttttaaaagattttatttatttatttgagagagagggactgagagagcacaagcagggggagagacaaagggggaaacaggctgccagctgagcagggagcccaaagtgggaactcactccaggaccctgagatcatgacctgagccaaaggcagaggcgtgatggactgaaccacccaggcgctcctctatGGAAGTTTTCTCTATGGAACTTCTCACTAGGTAGTGGCGTATTTTTGTTTGACTCCCCTGTAAGTTTCGCAAGGACAGGgaaacagtgcctggaacacaatAGGCACCTAATTAGTGTTTGTTGGAAGAGTACATGTCCCTCTGAGGCTGAGGTGCTGTTATAATGCCCATTTaataatgaggaaactgaggcacgcaGGGGATTGAGTCACTGGCTCCCACACCTAGTTAGTGGAGCAGGCGGGATTCAACCCAGGCGGTAAGACTTTGGTACACATCCAATAGTAGTAATTATCATAATTACTACCTGCTGACTCTGTGCTAGGCCTTGAGGTAAGCTTTAGCCAGAGCTGCCTCGCTCACTTTACGGACGACCGAGCCAGCGCCCAgcgaggcgggggcggggctcgACCCGGGCCGTTGACCCGCCCTCGGCGCTCCCCAGGGCCTCGATCCGCCCTTTCCGCCGCGGCCCGCGTctcctcccccccggggcccggcGCTCACCCCAGGGCCAGGGTCGGAGTGGTGCGCCCACAGCTCCGCCACCATCTCCGTATGCAG encodes:
- the TRAPPC6A gene encoding trafficking protein particle complex subunit 6A; translated protein: MADAALFEFLHTEMVAELWAHHSDPGPGGQKMSLCVLEGVGFRVGQALGERLPQETLAFREELDVLKFLCKDLWVAVFQKQMDSLRTNHQGTYVLQDNSFPLLIRMASGPQYLEEAPKFLAFTCGLLRGALSTLGIKSLVTASVASLPTCKFQVVIQKT